The following proteins are co-located in the Microbacterium sp. Clip185 genome:
- a CDS encoding DUF7882 family protein, which translates to MGTIYYGGGSTPIHIEDRALAHLKVVIATKLRRGESFTLSWRHPDDQPRGRSTLWLHPSIPLRFVFDDPEPAMLSREWVEELANSANSSGGIMLVAEHFDSHPAPTAS; encoded by the coding sequence ATGGGAACCATCTACTACGGCGGCGGGAGCACGCCGATCCACATCGAGGATCGTGCTCTCGCACATCTGAAGGTCGTCATCGCGACCAAGCTTCGCCGCGGTGAGAGTTTCACCCTGTCGTGGCGCCACCCCGACGACCAGCCGCGCGGCCGCAGCACGCTCTGGCTGCACCCGTCGATCCCGCTGCGCTTCGTGTTCGATGACCCGGAACCGGCCATGCTCAGTCGCGAGTGGGTCGAGGAGCTGGCGAACTCGGCCAACTCGTCCGGCGGCATCATGCTCGTCGCCGAGCATTTCGACTCCCACCCCGCTCCGACGGCCTCTTGA
- a CDS encoding NRDE family protein — MCTVIVRVPEDASEPTRIVAIRDEDPNRPWNRLGPWWPDTYPGVIGVHDVRAGGAWLAADPAASRLAVLLNRADTSPLADDAVTSRGVLPLEAVAGRVPEGAPPTRGFNLLDVSPAGARVISWDGEALRESVLSPGTHMIAHDDLDDPRTARITHWLPQFAALAEDDSDDQWWRSWLEVIERSARLEATDDRALIRDHRHLGIPTLSLLVCVASVGGVGGVDVRYADLPAPGHWGPLTPTA, encoded by the coding sequence ATGTGCACCGTGATCGTCCGCGTGCCCGAGGATGCCAGCGAGCCCACGCGGATCGTGGCCATTCGCGACGAGGACCCGAACCGTCCCTGGAATCGGCTGGGCCCCTGGTGGCCGGACACCTACCCCGGCGTCATCGGTGTGCACGATGTTCGAGCCGGGGGTGCATGGCTCGCGGCGGACCCTGCCGCATCCCGGCTGGCGGTGCTGCTGAACCGCGCCGACACCTCACCCCTCGCGGACGACGCCGTCACCTCGCGCGGCGTGTTGCCGCTGGAGGCGGTGGCGGGTCGGGTTCCCGAGGGAGCGCCGCCGACGCGCGGCTTCAACCTGCTCGACGTCTCACCGGCCGGCGCTCGGGTGATCTCGTGGGACGGTGAGGCGCTGCGCGAGAGCGTGCTGAGCCCCGGCACGCACATGATCGCCCACGACGATCTCGACGATCCGCGCACGGCGCGCATCACCCACTGGCTGCCGCAGTTCGCCGCGCTGGCCGAAGACGACTCCGACGACCAGTGGTGGCGCAGCTGGCTCGAGGTCATCGAGCGCAGTGCGCGACTCGAGGCGACCGATGACCGCGCGCTCATCCGCGATCATCGCCACCTCGGCATCCCGACGCTGTCGTTGCTCGTGTGCGTGGCGAGCGTCGGGGGAGTGGGCGGTGTGGACGTGCGCTACGCGGACCTTCCCGCACCGGGACACTGGGGGCCGCTCACCCCGACCGCCTGA
- a CDS encoding DUF7882 family protein: MGRFIYDTASNAVEIEDRTLAHLRIVVMNKLRRGEPFMFDVEVGDGSGRRSFWVHPSVPMQFHFYGSRQPKINRAWVEDLMLAASGPHGLSIVPEPADEPVDHG, from the coding sequence GTGGGCCGATTCATTTACGACACCGCCTCGAACGCCGTCGAGATCGAGGACAGGACTCTCGCGCATCTGCGCATCGTCGTGATGAACAAGCTGCGCCGTGGCGAGCCGTTCATGTTCGATGTCGAGGTGGGCGACGGCAGCGGCCGCCGCAGCTTCTGGGTGCACCCGTCGGTGCCGATGCAGTTCCACTTCTACGGATCGCGTCAGCCGAAGATCAACCGCGCCTGGGTCGAAGACCTCATGCTCGCCGCATCCGGTCCGCACGGGCTCTCGATCGTGCCGGAGCCGGCCGACGAGCCCGTCGACCACGGCTGA